The Thermobifida halotolerans sequence GCCGCGGACTGCGCCAGGAACAGCGGCTCGGTGCCCACGGGGCGCAGCGTGATCCCCTCGGGGACCCGGCGGGGCACCAGGCTGTACTCGTAGATCAGTCCCAGGTCGGCCTCACCGCCGAGCAGCAGGTCCAGAGCCTGGTCGGGCTCGTGCTCGATCAGGCGCACCTCGACGCCCGGATGCTCCCGGCGCAGCCGCTCCAGCGCGGGCAGCACGACGGGGACCGTCATGCTGACAAACGTCACCAGGTCGATCCGGCCCACCGGCGCGCCCTCGCCCGCCATCTCGGCCCGGGCCGCCTCCACCCGGCCCAGGATGTCCACCGCGTGCTCGGCCAGGCGGCGCCCGGCGGGGGTCAGCCGGACCCGGCGCCCGTCCGGGGCGAGCAGCCGCACCCCCGCCTCCCGCTCCAGCACGGCCAGGTGTTTGGAGATCGCCGAGGTCCCCATCCCGGTGACCTCGGAGACCGCCGTCATCGTGCCCAGCCGCCGCAGTTCCACCAGCAGTCTCAGCCGTGTCAGGTCCACCCCTCAACGCTAGAAGACGCAGACGCCGGTCGGGGCGCGGGCGGCCGCCCGCGCCCCGACCGGCGGGAGCGATCCGGTGGTCCGGTCAGGCGGCGAGCCGGACGAAGCGCGCCCACAGCAGATTGGCCAGGGTCTCGTCCAGCCGCCTCGGCAGAGCCGTGCCGTCGAACCGGTCGAACGCCCTGACGCCGGGGTGGTCGGCGTTGGCGGCCAGCCAGGTCCGCCCCACCAGG is a genomic window containing:
- a CDS encoding LysR family transcriptional regulator, translating into MDLTRLRLLVELRRLGTMTAVSEVTGMGTSAISKHLAVLEREAGVRLLAPDGRRVRLTPAGRRLAEHAVDILGRVEAARAEMAGEGAPVGRIDLVTFVSMTVPVVLPALERLRREHPGVEVRLIEHEPDQALDLLLGGEADLGLIYEYSLVPRRVPEGITLRPVGTEPLFLAQSAATGAGRRTMTRERLRALADAPWIANSRDSDEDELVRRMCAAAGFRPDIRHRIDTLEAVSAIVAAGWGVGLLPKLAAAPRRRGVVHTPLGGLAGVRRIYLAGRSGAWAWLPLRAVARQIRRAACEVLDDVDVAAPPTEDGEAL